The nucleotide sequence TCCAGTGCAGGGCCGGCTTGAGGTGGTGGCTGATATGGTAGCCGTCGTTCCAGCACTTGTGGTTGTAGCGGGTGTTGATGCACGTCACGCTGTTGGTGTAGCAGTTGGCAGGGTCGGCGGCATCAATGAAGGCGTGCTGGCTCCAGTTGCCTAGCATCATGATGGTGCGCGTGACCAGCACGGGCATAATAAGCACGGCCAGCGTGGCAGGCAGATTCACGAAGCCCAGCCCCATGCAGGCCACCAGGTACACCACTTCGCCGCGCAGCAGCCGCGCCCGGAACGTGCGTTTGTTGGTGCGGCCCAGGTACTGCACCAGCTTCGGAATGCCCAGCACAAAGAAATCGGCGAGGTAGCGGCCGAAGCTGGCCAGCGAGTCGCGCTGGTAGTACATGGTGGAGCTGCCGTCGTCGGGCAGGTTGTTTTCGGGGTGGTGCATGCCCATGTGATGGGTGAAGTACGTTTCCGGCGTCTGCCCGAAAAACGGCCCGATCACCCACGGAATGTAGTGGTTGAGGTAGCCGTACTTCTTCTTGAACAGGATGCGGTGGCTGGTGCAGTGCAGCATCAGCCCGAACGGCCCCTTGAAGAAAAACGTGGTCAGCCCCAGAAACACCCCGAACACTGCCCACCACAGGCCCCGGTCGAGGCCCGGCACGTAGAGCAGCGCCACCAGGGGCAAGATTGTGAGCGAGATTTCCAGGATCAGGTACACAAACGGCAGGTCGCGCTTGTCC is from Hymenobacter yonginensis and encodes:
- a CDS encoding fatty acid desaturase family protein, with amino-acid sequence MKYLATSTDPVYDPAAPVSRVGAFLQQFIQDKRDLPFVYLILEISLTILPLVALLYVPGLDRGLWWAVFGVFLGLTTFFFKGPFGLMLHCTSHRILFKKKYGYLNHYIPWVIGPFFGQTPETYFTHHMGMHHPENNLPDDGSSTMYYQRDSLASFGRYLADFFVLGIPKLVQYLGRTNKRTFRARLLRGEVVYLVACMGLGFVNLPATLAVLIMPVLVTRTIMMLGNWSQHAFIDAADPANCYTNSVTCINTRYNHKCWNDGYHISHHLKPALHWSEHPAHFRKNVAYYAQNKAIVFDGIHFLHIFAYLMTRRYDLLARNFVNLEGQFRSEAEVVALLRHRTRRIARVPQALPELALA